In the genome of Fusobacterium perfoetens, the window AAGATTAGTAGCAGTTGTTTAGGGAAATAGACTATTTATTATTTAGGATGCTACTACCTGTAGAGAAAACTACATTAAAGTAAATAGTTTTTTGACCAAAGTTATCTAATTTAATTAGGTAACTTTTTTCATAAATAAGGGGAAATGTTTATTGAAAATGGAAGAGAAAGATATTTTAAAAAAATGGGAAGAAAAAAATAAATACTTTAAAGGATATGTTCACTTTGATTGTAAAAAAAATAGTTTTCAAAAAGGAATAAAAGAATATATAACGGATGAAAAAAATATAGTTAAACATAGCTTTTATCCTTTTATAAGTACAGAGATTAAATTTAAAAAATATAGAAAAAAAGTAAAAAATATTAAAATAAGAAAAATTAAATATTCAGCACATATGGATAGATTAATTTTTTCATATTATTCACATTTGTTAAATTACTATTACAATAGTTACGCTATAAAAAATAAAATTAATGAAAGTATCATTGCTTATAGAGATAATTTTTATGGAAAAAGTAATATAAATTTTGCAAATGATGTTTTTAAATATATGCTTGAAGTAAAAACATATTTTGTAATGATTGGAGATTTTAGTAACTTTTTTGAAAATTTAGATCATAATTATTTAAAAGATAAAATCTGTAAAGTTTTAACAGAAAAAAAATTAAAAGATGATTGGTATGTTATATTTAAAAATATAACAAATTATAGTTATTGTGAATTAGAGAATATTTTAAAAATAAAAAATATAACAAGAAAAGAATTAATGGAAAAAGATAGAATATTTACTCCAAAAGAATTTAGAAAATATAGAAAAAATGGAGAACTAAAGATTAAAATCAATGAAAATATAAATAAAAAATTAGGTATATTAAAAGGTATACCTCAAGGTTCAGCAATAAGTGCTGTTTTAGCCAATGTTTATATGATAGAGTTTGATAGAGATATAATAGAATACTTAAAAAAATATAATGGACGATATTATAGATATTCAGATGATTTTATAATTATAGTTCCTTTAGAAAATCTAGATAT includes:
- a CDS encoding reverse transcriptase/maturase family protein, which translates into the protein MEEKDILKKWEEKNKYFKGYVHFDCKKNSFQKGIKEYITDEKNIVKHSFYPFISTEIKFKKYRKKVKNIKIRKIKYSAHMDRLIFSYYSHLLNYYYNSYAIKNKINESIIAYRDNFYGKSNINFANDVFKYMLEVKTYFVMIGDFSNFFENLDHNYLKDKICKVLTEKKLKDDWYVIFKNITNYSYCELENILKIKNITRKELMEKDRIFTPKEFRKYRKNGELKIKINENINKKLGILKGIPQGSAISAVLANVYMIEFDRDIIEYLKKYNGRYYRYSDDFIIIVPLENLDIQKIKNEMQKKIEELVKETKLDLKKEKTKTFIYNGEKLQGSENIINYLGFSFDGENIYLRDKTLTKFYHRMYKKIKTINKNKGITQKGNIISKK